A genome region from Plasmodium vivax chromosome 11, whole genome shotgun sequence includes the following:
- a CDS encoding protein kinase, putative (encoded by transcript PVX_114305A), with the protein MFKGSSNKMNEHSFYGNPNEQDVSDHHPKSASSVFCNNIISRQEFNKDFLRSRNLLDEENLNGGANSNNGMVYINSNGELVHLEYSGHAAHRGVNGQRYSGHASGHVSSRVSGHVSSRAGGHVGNHVSSIGSLSSRVNGHANGHTSGHPSGHLSSRVSRPSLNGSNVFKEIPHSQAEYIHSDLFGDKTNGHHSPSLSSGVPMGSGIPLSNGLPMSNPPSNNCNVSAKEILNKRLFINNLIEIKEKLNNIKRERMEYEKEDEAKEEEESNNYMVHLKSYEKIKNSYSLTNVNKVQEKIMSKMKSQEEKKKMSYNSFFEDAGGDVDFLGARPSHAAQQKQKLKQAQSSQPSQPPHPSQPPHPSQPPHPSQPSQPPQQYAKFEKRKSAEQRDEESNYVFYDLKQYLGENPRQKKGYLALNAGYERKQGERLCERIGDRLNDPLHDRHFEKFFVREEEEEEEQKEKHSKYEQLQRMDRGVVSGAHDQMVMMMLEQEGLHNAMQKLPSASKVLYTHNLKGLKVVDKVMCCPSPEDANNNGKKNIPTMMYLGGGSVSSPGVAAIGGGGGPCGNIFHDSSVYDVRTSLYLSKGLKDEDNLKKMLSASTKKVLKCEEDYRLPPSEGHELYNSKKSGGGAGCMENGVGQQIGAGPQIGAGQQIGATSTPLRNEAESYLGKSCSCANYGKKKGALAAAVAGGSTSGEQLKKAAGKGEKNGKLPEPVKGGGSPDVRVENLKGEKSVCRKNSAAALSNNFNLNVSEADLNGNKNSSEKRNSYDNNNGVVNCNGCNGSSGGNGGNGCNGGNGCNGGNGCNGGNGCNGCNGGNGNSVDNTVAYFKENCLSNENVVYDEEKKIFKTKENCNIKIYRRSLEKEKMLNFPLIHLGENDVIVKRIKLYYPLRNENIFTNISKIIFMTNTNICSLYLSDSYLIHYDDVKIQSYLSKGGFGVVYKGILLRKVKKCELMYGASGKYSKALSNQQSLKGIGVVSGGIGGSGGSGVSGEAGGRAEGRRNAQRQLNHEEDDEEEEEYGQEQQLEDQRDVLHAGAEDNHGDGVNQDGSSNYADNNNSNMQDGAESKGNSGHGSGPNGNTPKSGSPKGSCPNKQFPMKKKKKSHNSDSSKLSRSTKKLCNLRNQLIEKIFDTFNNPISPSVGGDGNVSGNAIVSGNGIVSGNGIVSGNGIVGGNGIVSGNGIVGGNGIVSGNGIVGGNGIVGGIGMNGEYPVRGAETERAREKRAGEEQPEEEEDEEDDEDDEEDGEDGKVDEREKKNNCAIEDILKSWEKANARGKKKASNREEYNGNREPEGMALREGRKLGSGKSGNGKSGSGKVRPGEGAEEEADEEEGAGAGEQAYVEDGADDEEGAGAVEQAYAEEQAHADDPAQKHREDEEAAEKMDLKKGANCIHVQEIRKLKKKMLNFIYSKKTSDKIVIDRDEFFIEAKKILYKLKMINNTELEKKYHEEIVAYLLLDVYHNNMAYKNSLSFLYVKSKNIITYGLTKESLYVFDNKNIFHYYSDKCIFKIVFIDEHKELKRYQSLTVFSVLNNERMMKSSSILKNEINKHKNGLNKLAIIPFSKMNMSHLLNALIFGFLKFLFNLRKKYHKQPKNCSCYPQADDLQGSPNGNANSANRAVEAEQMNQANGPSNNVFFSNLKYANSDACGGGSGVSSGGGASGGPLHFSKEDRDSIILQEKINMLDEFLCCNYEEVSADYAGGRSRMMGGGSGNNERSDETENNNGAGSGAGSGGTAHGSSGRSNNMQRDEADKMGSTNKANMHLSNNGAGSSTQLNTNNTDESKTTMLMNLSRNKNGYKEYGNEREYNYGPKVGNREEQQHLEDVGVENSDKEEEQQQQRRGGKAGEEVDGEADEGEEEGGASPHSLPHAGRKAKGAGEKGLPEVKNAPSMRAAKGSKSMVDAKGVKSAKVTSSPPVEGKNMVKMKSGADVKGVKNVTAAEVKEEAPEGKSLTNESAKGGEEETCEESEEVVQVKIPVAIKIHDLKDSKNLKNFLREIEIYKNIQRPNICTFYGICIRSNKLMLLLEYYAKGNLFNFLKNKNKIHKKQRLAWASEMCYIVHGFHTHNPPVINGDIKTSNVLIDNNMHLVMCDFGKARFKNSKLYSNFGSYRYMAPETFSCTSEVTEKIDIWSLACCIVEIFSSKYPYHNLSKNVKIRHELLVNKKTPHIPNFLPNSMKKCLQRCFSFTPEERPCAYEMYKCLKKIKVVE; encoded by the coding sequence ATGTTCAAGGGAAGCagcaacaaaatgaacgagCACTCGTTTTATGGGAACCCAAATGAGCAGGACGTGAGTGACCACCACCCGAAGAGCGCCAGCAGCGTTTTCTGCAACAACATCATTTCGAGGCAAGAATTTAATAAGGACTTCCTCCGGAGTAGAAACCTTTTGGACGAAGAAAATCTCAACGGGGGGGCGAATTCTAACAACGGTATGGTGTACATAAACAGCAATGGGGAGTTAGTGCACCTGGAGTATAGCGGGCACGCCGCCCATAGGGGCGTCAACGGGCAGAGGTACAGCGGGCATGCGAGCGGTCATGTGAGCAGTCGCGTGAGCGGCCACGTTAGCAGTCGTGCTGGCGGCCATGTAGGCAACCACGTTAGCAGTATTGGCAGTCTTAGCAGTCGTGTCAACGGGCATGCCAACGGGCACACGAGCGGCCACCCTAGCGGCCACCTGAGCAGCCGCGTTAGCAGACCCAGCCTGAACGGAAGCAACGTCTTCAAGGAGATTCCGCACAGCCAAGCTGAATACATCCACTCGGACCTCTTTGGAGACAAAACGAACGGACACCACAGCCCCAGCCTGAGCAGCGGCGTCCCCATGGGTAGCGGCATTCCCCTGAGTAACGGCCTCCCCATGAGCAACCCACCCAGTAACAACTGCAACGTCAGTGCcaaagaaatattaaacaagcgattatttataaataaccTCATCGagataaaggaaaaacttaATAACATTAAAAGAGAGAGGATGGAGTATGAGAAGGAGGACGAAGcgaaggaagaggaggagagtAACAACTACATGGTCCACTTAAAAagttacgaaaaaataaaaaactcaTATTCGCTGACGAATGTAAATAAGGTGCAGGAGAAAATTATGAGCAAGATGAAGTCccaggaggagaaaaaaaaaatgtcttaCAACAGCTTTTTTGAGGATGCCGGGGGGGACGTGGACTTCCTCGGCGCTCGCCCCAGCCACGCGGCgcagcagaagcagaagctgAAGCAGGCGCAGTCATCACAACCATCGCAGCCACCGCATCCATCGCAGCCACCGCATCCATCGCAGCCACCGCATCCATCGCAACCATCGCAGCCACCACAGCAGTATGCCAAgtttgaaaaaaggaaaagcgccGAGCAGAGGGATGAAGAGAGCAACTACGTGTTCTACGATCTGAAGCAGTACCTGGGGGAGAACCCCCGGCAGAAGAAGGGCTATTTGGCGCTGAATGCCGGCTATGAGAGGAAGCAGGGGGAGAGGTTATGCGAGCGGATAGGTGACCGGCTGAATGACCCCCTGCACGACcgccattttgaaaaattcttcgtgagggaagaagaagaggaagaggagcaaaaggaaaagcacaGCAAGTACGAGCAGCTTCAGAGGATGGACAGAGGAGTAGTCAGTGGAGCTCACGACCAaatggtgatgatgatgcTGGAGCAGGAAGGTCTGCACAACGCTATGCAGAAGCTTCCGAGTGCTTCCAAAGTGCTGTATACACATAATTTGAAGGGCCTCAAAGTGGTTGACAAGGTGATGTGCTGCCCATCTCCAGAAGATGCGAACAacaatgggaagaaaaacatccCAACTATGATGTACCTAGGGGGGGGGTCTGTTTCTTCCCCAGGAGTAGCCGCTATCGGGGGTGGTGGTGGCCCATGTGGGAATATTTTCCACGATAGTAGTGTGTACGACGTGCGGACCAGTTTATATCTGAGCAAGGGACTAAAGGATGAAgataatttgaagaaaatgctAAGCGCCAGCACGAAGAAGGTCCTAAAGTGTGAGGAGGACTACCGGCTGCCGCCCTCCGAGGGGCATGAGCTGTACAATAGTAAAAAGAGCGGAGGAGGTGCAGGTTGTATGGAAAACGGGGTAGGGCAGCAAATCGGAGCGGGGCCGCAAATCGGAGCAGGGCAGCAAATCGGAGCAACCTCTACGCCGTTAAGGAATGAAGCCGAAAGTTACCTAGGCAAAAGTTGCAGCTGTGCGAACTATGGCAAGAAGAAAGGGGCACTCGCCGCGGCTGTAGCGGGGGGGAGCACTTCCGGGGAGCAGCTCAAAAAGGCGGCAGGGAAAGGCGAAAAGAACGGGAAGCTGCCTGAACCAGTtaaagggggaggcagccCCGACGTGCGCGTGGAAAAccttaaaggggaaaagagcGTTTGTAGGAAAAACAGCGCCGCAGCTTTGAGCAACAACTTCAATTTGAACGTGTCCGAAGCGGACCTcaatggaaacaaaaattcGAGCGAGAAGAGGAACTCCTACGATAACAACAACGGGGTGGTCAACTGCAACGGTTGCAACGGCAGCAGTGGCGGCAATGGCGGCAACGGCTGCAACGGCGGCAACGGCTGCAACGGCGGCAACGGCTGCAACGGCGGCAACGGCTGCAACGGCTGCAACGGCGGCAACGGCAACAGCGTAGACAACACCGTGGCGTACTTTAAAGAAAACTGCCTGAGCAATGAAAACGTGGTGTACGacgaggagaaaaaaatcttcaaaacgaaggaaaactgtaacattaaaatatataggaGGAGCctagaaaaggagaagatgcTGAACTTTCCGCTCATCCATTTGGGCGAAAATGACGTCATCGTGAAGAGGATAAAACTGTACTACCCCCTGAggaatgaaaatatttttacaaacatttcaaaaattatttttatgaccAACACGAATATTTGTTCTTTGTATCTGAGTGACTCCTATCTCATTCATTATGACGATGTGAAAATCCAGTCGTATCTCTCTAAGGGGGGATTTGGAGTTGTTTACAAGGGCATCCTCTTGAGGAAGGTAAAGAAGTGCGAGCTGATGTATGGCGCCAGTGGGAAGTACAGCAAGGCGCTGTCAAACCAGCAGAGCTTGAAGGGGATAGGCGTAGTTAGCGGTGGGATCGGCGGGAGCGGTGggagcggcgttagcggcgAGGCTGGAGGAAGAGcggaggggagaagaaacgCACAGAGGCAGCTGAACCatgaggaggatgacgaagaggaggaagaataCGGGCAGGAGCAACAGTTGGAAGATCAGCGAGATGTGCTCCACGCAGGGGCCGAGGACAACCACGGGGATGGTGTGAATCAAGACGGCTCCAGCAACTACGCAGATAATAACAACAGCAATATGCAGGATGGTGCAGAGTCCAAGGGAAACTCAGGCCATGGCAGCGGACCAAATGGAAACACCCCTAAGAGTGGCTCCCCCAAGGGAAGTTGCCCGAACAAGCAGTTCCccatgaagaagaaaaagaagagccaCAACAGCGACAGCAGCAAACTGAGCAGGAGCACCAAGAAGTTGTGCAACTTGCGAAACCAGCTGATTGAGAAAATATTTGACACGTTCAACAACCCCATCAGCCCCAGTGTTGGCGGTGATGGGAACGTTAGCGGAAATGCCATCGTCAGTGGTAACGGCATCGTCAGCGGAAATGGCATCGTCAGCGGAAATGGCATCGTCGGCGGAAATGGCATCGTCAGCGGTAACGGCATCGTCGGCGGAAATGGCATCGTCAGCGGTAACGGCATCGTCGGCGGAAATGGCATCGTCGGCGGCATTGGCATGAATGGTGAGTACCCCGTCCGAGGCGCGGAAACGGAGCGGGCGCGGGAGAAACGGGCGGGCGAGGAGCAAccggaagaggaggaagacgaagaagatgaCGAAGATGACGAAGAAGATGGCGAAGATGGCAAAGTtgacgaaagggaaaaaaaaaacaattgcgCCATCGAGGATATTCTAAAAAGCTGGGAGAAGGCCAACGcgcgggggaagaagaaggcgaGCAACCGAGAGGAGTACAACGGGAACAGAGAGCCCGAGGGCATGGCGCTGAGGGAGGGCCGCAAGTTGGGTAGCGGCAAATCGGGCAATGGCAAATCGGGCAGCGGCAAGGTGCGCCCGGGGGAAGGTGCTGAGGAGGAGGCAGACGAGGAAGAGGGCGCAGGTGCGGGGGAGCAGGCATATGTAGAAGATGGAGCAGATGACGAGGAGGGAGCGGGTGCTGTAGAGCAGGCATATGCTGAAGAGCAGGCACATGCTGACGACCCAGCGCAGAAGCACCGAGAAGACGAAGAGGCTGCCGAAAAAATGGACCTGAAAAAGGGAGCCAACTGCATACACGTGCAAGAAATaagaaagttaaaaaaaaaaatgctgaaCTTTATTTATTCCAAAAAAACAAGTGACAAAATAGTAATCGATAGAGATGAGTTTTTCATTGAAGCGAAGaaaattctttataaattaaaaatgataaacaaCACAgagctggaaaaaaagtaTCATGAAGAAATTGTTGCCTACTTGCTGCTGGACGTGTACCATAATAATATGGCGTATAAAAATAGCCTCTCCTTCCTCTATGtgaagagcaaaaatataataacctACGGACTGACTAAGGAAAGCCTCTACGTATTTgacaacaaaaatatttttcactaCTACAGTGATAAgtgtatatttaaaattgtcTTTATCGATGAGCATAAGGAGCTGAAGAGGTACCAGAGCCTGACCGTCTTCAGCGTCCTGAACAATGAAAGGATGATGAAGAGCTCGTCCATCCTCAAGAATGAGATTAATAAGCATAAGAATGGCCTCAACAAATTGGCCATCATCCCCTTTAGCAAGATGAATATGAGTCACCTTCTCAATGCGCTGATTTTtggttttttaaaattccttttcaatttgaGGAAGAAGTATCACAAGCAGCCCAAAAACTGCTCCTGCTACCCGCAAGCGGACGACCTGCAGGGCAGCCCAAATGGTAATGCCAACTCAGCGAACAGGGCGGTGGAGGCAGAACAAATGAACCAGGCGAACGGCCCAAGTAATAACGTCTTTTTCTCCAACCTGAAGTATGCCAATTCGGATGCGTGCggtggggggagcggtgtGAGTAGCGGCGGAGGAGCTAGCGGGGGCCCTCTCCATTTTAGTAAGGAAGATAGAGATTCCATCATCCTGCAGGAGAAAATCAACATGCTGGACGAGTTCCTCTGCTGCAACTACGAGGAAGTGAGTGCGGACtatgcgggggggagaagcaggatGATGGGTGGGGGCAGCGGGAACAACGAGAGGAGTGACGAGACGGAGAATAACAACGGGGCTGGCAGCGGCGCAGGAAGTGGGGGAACCGCCCATGGCAGCAGCGGAAGGAGCAACAACATGCAGAGAGACGAGGCagacaaaatgggaagcacAAACAAGGCGAACATGCACCTGAGCAATAACGGAGCGGGAAGCAGCACCCAGCTGAACACGAACAATACGGATGAGTCAAAAACTACCATGTTGATGAATTTGTCCAGGAATAAAAACGGCTATAAGGAGTATGGCAACGAGCGGGAGTATAATTACGGGCCGAAGGTGGGCAAccgggaggagcagcagcattTGGAGGACGTGGGCGTTGAGAACAGCGataaggaggaggagcagcagcagcagcggcggGGAGGCAAagcgggggaagaagtagacGGAGAAGCggatgaaggagaagaagaaggaggagcttCTCCTCACTCACTCCCCCACGCGGGAAGGAAGGCAAAAGGTGCAGGCGAAAAGGGACTACCTGAGGTGAAAAATGCACCCAGCATGAGGGCGGCAAAAGGCTCAAAAAGTATGGTAGACGCGAAAGGGGTTAAAAGCGCCAAGGTGAcatcctccccccctgtggaggggaaaaacatgGTGAAAATGAAATCGGGGGCAGATGTGAAAGGCGTGAAAAATGTGACTGCAGCAgaggtgaaggaggaagcgccAGAGGGGAAAAGCCTAACGAACGAATCagcaaaaggaggagaagaagaaacgtgCGAAGAGAGCGAAGAAGTGGTGCAGGTAAAAATCCCAGTGGctataaaaatacatgatTTGAAAGAcagcaaaaatttaaaaaactttttaagagaaattgaaatatataaaaatatccaACGCCCAAATATTTGTACCTTCTACGGAATATGCATCAGATCGAATAAGCTAATGCTGCTGTTGGAGTACTACGCCAAGGGGaacttatttaattttttaaaaaataaaaataaaattcacaaaaagcAGAGGTTAGCCTGGGCATCCGAAATGTGTTATATTGTACATGGCTTCCACACACATAACCCCCCTGTAATTAATGGAGATATTAAAACGTCCAACGTGTTAATTGACAATAATATGCACTTAGTTATGTGCGATTTTGGTAAAGCGCGATTTAAGAACTCAAAACTTTACAGCAATTTTGGCTCCTACAGATATATGGCTCCTGAAACGTTCAGCTGCACATCCGAAGTGAccgaaaaaattgacatatGGAGTTTGGCCTGCTGCATCgtggaaatattttccaGCAAATACCCCTACCATAATTTGTCGAAGAATGTAAAGATACGCCATGAGTTGCTGGTTAATAAGAAGACCCCCCACATTCCAAACTTCCTGCCCAACTCGATGAAGAAGTGCCTGCAGAGGTGCTTCAGCTTCACCCCCGAGGAGAGGCCCTGCGCGTACGAGATGTACAAGtgtttgaagaaaattaagGTCGTCGAGTGA
- a CDS encoding ATP-dependent DEAD box helicase, putative (encoded by transcript PVX_114300A) produces MEHVATYPAANTANTANTANAAEKITEEYRRAQRLIPLSENELQKTRNALIKVVTNEEMQRQVIHSYNIPSFFLQDSHVRNDFLEHLRGDTERAFELREFLQNGEEEQTDGETKSGAMKYAKLLAIFQQFIKKNYYKQWIFYEHVRRMCDFSELSELVKKKKKKTRKLHLYVGPTNSGKTYEAFQRLCKSRNGLYCAPLRILAWEIHKKLIKLNKVTNLLTGQEIIKKKNATHTVCTVEMTPLERQYDCAVIDEIQMINHETRGCAWTNVLLNLECEEIYLCGSDQIINLVKRLADLLHDQLIIKQFERLTKLRVQESTVEWEELKTGDCVITFSRNSIMLLKKRLERFNKRVFVVYGSLPPELKRRQVELFNRCCTGEGGIEKVDETDTAELPPSSDNKKETILIATDVIGMGVNINIRRIIFYSLQKFDGDKLRHLYASEVLQIAGRAGRYHHGVREPITGYVTCVHAHDLGTIRRILRNENDGVLNGTALEDGNLGNSTFTRSCQRVGSSNGVRRSDEGGCPDGRGNTAHSDGRDNASHSYGRDNAAHPDGPHHNACAKAGFFPDFNMINKLKKMLEYEHKAKVELHEIMSILVDYAKLNEDYFFLTKNYNQMIIIAKFLKDIKLDGETLFVYSLSPINVNDVNMLTTLRTFAFCHELLNCVDFFECINRDVVPTATVGGVEELGGGHRYSAAPTAGLPFQGGTAGGGIVNSGTASDGIVNSCTAWPDRKQGGEESSKCHLDGESYAHSMTQQSAIRLEFPLGETPSSASEGHSNHPHVGPEECLSVLELYYEIIDLYCWLHTKFPSIYTNMDSVNDEKKKVSNAIIHVLARSCEGEGGVGGGTAAGETVNGVPLREET; encoded by the coding sequence ATGGAGCACGTGGCAACCTAccccgccgctaacaccgctaacaccgctaacaccgctaacgcTGCTGAAAAAATAACCGAAGAGTACCGGAGGGCGCAGCGGCTGATCCCACTAAGCGAAAACGAACTGCAAAAAACGAGAAACGCCCTAATCAAGGTGGTAACTAACGAGGAGATGCAACGCCAAGTTATCCATTCGTATAACATcccgagtttttttttgcaggaCAGTCATGTGCGAAACGATTTTTTGGAGCACCTCCGGGGAGACACAGAGCGTGCATTCGAGTTGAGGGAGTTTCTGCAAAacggggaggaagaacaaaCAGACGGGGAAACCAAAAGTGGAGCCATGAAATACGCGAAACTGCTAGCCATTTTCCAGcagttcataaaaaaaaattactacaaACAGTggattttttatgaacatgtCAGGCGAATGTGCGACTTTAGCGAGTTGAGCGAgctggtaaaaaaaaaaaaaaaaaaaacgaggaaGCTGCACTTGTATGTTGGGCCAACGAACAGTGGAAAGACGTACGAAGCTTTCCAACGTTTGTGTAAATCTCGTAATGGGTTGTATTGTGCTCCTTTACGAATCCTGGCATGggaaattcacaaaaaattaattaagcTGAATAAAGTTACCAACTTATTAACAGGCcaagaaataattaaaaaaaaaaatgctacacACACAGTCTGTACAGTTGAAATGACTCCACTGGAGAGACAATACGACTGTGCTGTGATTGACGAAATTCAGATGATTAATCATGAAACGAGAGGATGTGCCTGGACAAATGTTCTTCTAAATCTGGAGTGTGAAGAGATATACCTCTGTGGAAGTGACCAAATAATCAATTTGGTGAAAAGATTGGCAGACCTCTTGCACGACCAGTTAATTATAAAGCAATTCGAACGGTTAACCAAACTGCGTGTGCAGGAAAGTACAGTGGAATGGGAGGAACTCAAGACGGGGGATTGCGTAATTACTTTCTCGAGAAACAGCATCATGCTGTTAAAGAAGCGGCTGGAGCGATTTAATAAACGAGTGTTTGTAGTTTATGGGAGTTTGCCCCCGGAACTGAAGCGCAGGCAGGTGGAGCTCTTCAACCGATGCTGTACAGGGGAGGGAGGCATAGAAAAAGTGGACGAGACTGACACAGCAGAACTACCCCCCTCCAGTgacaacaaaaaggaaaccatTTTAATCGCTACGGATGTCATCGGCATGGGGGTGAACATTAACATAagaagaattatattttattctctGCAAAAATTCGATGGGGATAAGTTAAGACATTTATACGCTTCGGAGGTGCTACAGATAGCGGGGAGGGCTGGAAGATATCATCATGGTGTTAGAGAGCCCATAACTGGTTACGTCACGTGTGTTCATGCGCATGATTTGGGCACTATTAGAAGGATTCTTAGGAACGAAAATGATGGTGTGCTGAATGGAACAGCGTTGGAGGATGGCAATTTGGGGAACTCCACGTTTACACGTAGTTGTCAGCGCGTTGGGTCCTCGAACGGTGTGCGGAGAAGTGATGAGGGGGGGTGTCCAGATGGGCGAGGCAATACCGCTCACTCGGATGGACGGGATAACGCCTCTCACTCGTATGGACGGGATAACGCCGCTCACCCGGATGGACCACATCACAACGCCTGCGCAAAGGCGGGATTCTTCCCCGACTTTAAcatgataaataaattgaaaaagatGCTGGAGTATGAACACAAGGCAAAGGTAGAGCTGCATGAAATTATGAGCATCCTGGTGGATTACGCAAAGCTTAATgaggattattttttcctgaCGAAGAATTACAACCAAATGATAATCATtgcgaaatttttaaaagatataaAACTGGATGGAGAGACTCTCTTTGTCTATAGCCTTTCCCCCATAAATGTAAATGACGTGAATATGTTAACTACGCTGAGAACCTTTGCCTTTTGTCATGAGCTGCTAAATTGTGTAGATTTTTTTGAATGCATAAATCGAGACGTTGTGCCTACTGCTACGGTGGGGGGGGTTGAGGAGTTAGGGGGGGGGCACCGCTACTCGGCTGCCCCCACGGCTGGCTTACCTTTCCAAGGCGGCACCGCTGGCGGTGGCATCGTGAATAGCGGCACTGCTAGCGACGGCATCGTGAATAGCTGCACCGCCTGGCCAGATCGtaaacaggggggggaagaatcaTCAAAGTGCCACCTCGACGGGGAGAGCTACGCCCACTCGATGACGCAGCAGAGTGCAATTCGCCTTGAATTCCCATTAGGCGAAACTCCATCCAGCGCCTCCGAGGGGCATTCCAACCATCCGCACGTGGGGCCAGAGGAATGCCTCAGCGTGCTGGAGCTTTACTATGAAATAATCGACCTGTACTGCTGGTTGCACACAAAGTTCCCGAGCATTTACACAAACATGGATTCAGTGAacgacgaaaaaaaaaaagtctccAACGCAATTATACACGTGTTGGCACGGTCGtgcgagggggaggggggcgtTGGTGGGGGAACCGCTGCAGGGGAAACAGTAAACGGGGTGCCGCTCCGAGAGGAGACATAA